Proteins encoded by one window of Arachis ipaensis cultivar K30076 chromosome B04, Araip1.1, whole genome shotgun sequence:
- the LOC107639074 gene encoding plasma membrane-associated cation-binding protein 1: MGYWKSKVLPKIKKVFDKNSTKKSGAAEASKLFDDSKEEYNKAFEEKKTELQTKVTEVYEASSAEVKSLVKEPNEAGLKKNSTSVQKFLEELVKIDFPGSKPVSEACSKFGPALVPGPVSFVFEKVSTFIVTEEKAEEVPPTTTTEETSGVKEREIVVEEEEKEKKKEEAEEKTESLDPTSSSAPETVEEKSAEEVAKEEEKPAEAAAATTSAEKTAEEPPKP, translated from the exons atggGGTATTGGAAATCCAAGGTGCTTCCAAAGATCAAGAAGGTTTTTGATAAGAATAGCACCAAGAAATCTGGTGCTGCTGAAGCTTCCAAGTTATTTGATGACTCCAAG GAGGAATACAACAAAGCCTTTGAAGAAAAGAAGACTGAACTTCAAACAAAAGTAACTGAAGTATATGAGGCTTCATCAGCTGAAGTGAAG AGTTTGGTAAAAGAACCTAATGAAGCAGGATTAAAGAAGAACTCCACATCAGTCCAAAAGTTCCTAGAAGAGCTTGTTAAAATTG ATTTCCCTGGATCAAAGCCAGTGAGTGAAGCATGTTCCAAGTTTGGACCAGCCTTGGTTCCAGGCCCAGTTTCCTTTGTGTTTGAGAAAGTTTCCACTTTCATAGTCACTGAAGAGAAAGCTGAGGAGGTCCCTCCTACTACTACAACAGAAGAAACAAGTGGTGTCAAAGAGAGGGAAAttgtggttgaagaagaagaaaaggaaaaaaagaaggaagaggCAGAGGAGAAAACTGAATCGTTAGATCCAACATCATCATCTGCACCAGAAACAGTTGAGGAAAAATCGGCTGAAGAAGttgcaaaagaagaagagaaacctgctgaagcagcagcagcaacaacttCAGCTGAGAAAACTGCAGAAGAACCACCAAAACCTTGA